Genomic window (Streptomyces sp. RerS4):
CGGCGGGCCGACCAGATCGAGCTCGTGGACATGTCCCCGCAGGCCCTGCGCCGTCGGATGGCCCACGGGAACATATACAAGTCCGACAAGGTCGACGCGGCCCTGTCCAACTACTTCCGGCCGGGCAACCTCACCGCCCTGCGCGAACTCGCGCTGCTGTGGGTGGCCGACCGGGCCGACGAGTACCTCCAGCAGTACCGGGGCGAGCACGGCATCCGCTCGACCTGGCAGGCGCGCGAACGGATCGTGGTGGGGCTCACCGGCGGTCCGGAGGGGCGCACCCTGATCCGGCGCGCCTCCCGCATGGCCGCCAAGGGCTCCGGCAGCGAGATCCTGGCCGTCTACATCGCCCGCAGCGACGGCCTGACCTCGGCGTCCCCGAAGGAGCTGGCCGTCCAGCGGACCCTGGTCGAAGACCTGGGCGGAACGTTTCACCATGTCATCGGCGACAACGTCCCCGACGCCCTCCTCGCCTTCGCCCGCGGGGTCAACGCCACGCAGATCGTGCTCGGCTCCAGCCGGCGCAAGGCCTGGCAGTACGTCTTCGGCCCCGGCGTCGGCGCCACCGTCGCCCGCGACTCGGGCCCCGACCTCGACGTGCACATCGTCACCCACGAGGAGGTCGCCAAGGGGCGCGGGCTGCCCGTGGCCCGCTCCACGGCCCGGCTGGGACGGCCTCGGATCGTGGCAGGCTGGGTGGTCGGCGTGGTCTTCCCCGCGCTGCTGTGTCTGCTGCTGACGCACATCGACGCCGACCCCGGCCTCGCCAACGACATGCTGCTCTTCCTGGCCCTGACGGTGGGGGCCGCGCTGCTCGGCGGACTGTGGCCGGCCCTCGCCTCCGCCGCCTTCGGCTCGCTGCTGCTGAACTACTTCTTCGCCCCGCCGCTGCATCGGCTGACCATCGCCGACCCCAAGAACATCATGGCCATCACGGTCTTCTTCGGGGTCGCCGTCTCGGTCGCCTCGGTCGTGGACCTCGCCGCCCGGCGCACCCAGCAGGCCGCGCGGCTGCGGGCCGAGTCCGAGATCCTGTCCTTCCTGGCGGGCAGCGTACTGCGCGGGGAGACGGCCCTCGGGGCGCTCCTGGAGCGGGTGCGCGAGACCTTCGCGATGGAGTCGGTGGCGCTGCTGGAGCGGGCGGGCGACACCGAGCCGTGGACGCGCGCCGGCAGCGTCGGGCCGCGCCCGGCGGCCCGGCCCGAGGACGCCGACGTGGACATGCCGATCGGCGACCACATGGCCCTGGCCCTGTCCGGCCGGGTGCTGCCGGCCGAGGACCGCCGGGTGCTGGGCGCCTTCGCCGCCCAGGCCGCCGTCGTACTGGACCGCCAGCGGCTCGTCGGGGAGGCGGAGGAGGCGCGCCGGCTGGCCGAGGGCAACCGGATCCGGACCGCCCTGCTGGCCGCCGTCAGCCACGACCTTCGGACGCCGCTGGCCTCCATCAAGGCCTCCGTCACCTCCCTGCGCTCCGATGACGTGGAATGGTCCGAGGAGGACCGGGCCGAACTGCTGGAGGGCATCGAGGCCGGCGCCGACCGGCTCGACCACCTGGTGGGCAACCTGCTCGACATGTCCCGCCTCCAGACCGGCACCGTGACCCCGCTGATCCGGGAGATCGACCTCGACGAGGTGGTCCCGATGGCGCTGGGCGGCGTACCGGAGGACAGCGTGCTGCTGGACGTGCCGGAGACGCTGCCCATGGTGGCGGTGGACCCCGGGCTGCTGGAGCGCGGCGTGGCGAATGTGGTGGAGAACGCCGTCAAGTACAGCCCGCCCGGTGAGCCCGTCCTCGTGGCCGCCAGCGCCCTCGGGGACCGGGTCGAGGTGCGCGTGGTCGACCGGGGCCCCGGGGTGCCGGACGAGGCCAAGGACCGGATCTTCGCCCCCTTCCAGCGGTACGGGGACGCCCCGCGCGGCGCGGGCGTCGGGCTGGGCCTGGCCGTGGCCAGGGGCTTCGCGGAGGCCATGGGCGGCACCCTCGCGGCGGAGGACACGCCCGGGGGCGGGCTGACCATGGTGCTGACCCTGCGGGCGGCGGTACCGGTGCGGGGGCCCGTGGGACCGGTCGAGGTCGTCGGGCACGAGGGACCGCCGGACGTCGCGCGAGCCGAACCCGTAGAACGCGCAGGACCCGTTGCGCCGGCGGCTGCCGAGGAGCCCGCCGGCCCCGCACGACAGAAAGCAGGACCCCAATGACCCGGGTGCTCGTGGTGGACGACGAACCCCAGATCGTCCGAGCCCTCGTGATCAACCTCAAGGCACGCAAGTACGAGGTCGACGCCGCCGCCGACGGGGCCGGAGCCCTGGAACTGGCGGCGGCCCGTCACCCCGACGTGGTCGTCCTCGACCTCGGCCTGCCCGACATGGACGGCGTCGAGGTGATCAAGGGGCTGCGCGGTTGGACCCGGGTGCCGATCCTCGTCCTCTCCGCCCGGCACAGTTCCGACGAGAAGGTCGAGGCCCTCGACGCCGGCGCCGACGACTACGTCACCAAGCCCTTCGGCATGGACGAGCTGCTGGCCCGGCTGCGGGCGGCCGTCCGCCGGGCCGAGCCCACGGCCGCCGCCGGTGACGGTGAGGTGATCGTCGAGACCGAGGGCTTCACGGTGGACCTGGCCGCCAAGAAGGCGGTCCGCGCGGGGCGCGACGTACGCCTGACCCCCACCGAGTGGCACCTGCTGGAGGTGCTGGTGCGCAACGGCGGCAAGCTCGTCAGCCAGAAGCAGCTGCTCCAGGAGGTGTGGGGGCCCTCGTACGGGACCGAGACCAACTACCTGCGGGTCTACATGGCGCAATTGCGCCGCAAACTGGAGGCGGACCCCTCACACCCCCGGCACTTCATCACCGAACCGGGCATGGGATACCGCTTCGAGAGGTAGTGGGGGCGCCGGTACGCTTCCTGTTATGAGTGCTGAACCGCGTCCCGAGAAGCCCGCGAAGCCGGCCAGGCCGGCGGGCCGGTTCCGCCGGATGATCGAACGGCTTTCCACCTCCCAGGAAGAGCTGCATTCGGCGGAGCTGCAGGAGGACGCAGAAGCCGCGGGGTGCACGCGGATCTGCGACTGCCACGACCGTCAGATAGTGAAGGTGACCGGGACCCTGCGTACGGTCACCCTGCGGCCGCGCGCGGGTGTGCCCGCGCTGGAGGCCGAGCTGTTCGACGGCTCGGCCGCGCTGGACGTGGTGTGGCTCGGGCGTCGCTCGATCGTGGGAATCGAGCCCGGCCGGCGCATGATCGCCTCCGGGCGGATCTCGATGAGTCACGGTCGCCGGGTCCTCTTCAACCCGAAGTACGAACTCCGACCGCTCGGACAGGAGCACTGACCGGTGACGTCACTCGACCGACCGACCACTCCAGAACAGCCCCCCGGCGGGCCCGGCGCCGCCGGTGCCGACGCCGACCAGAAGGCCGTCACGCAGGCCGCGCTCTTCGACGCCTTCGGCGGCATCCGGGGCACGGTGGAGACGATGCTCCCCGGCCTGCTCTTCGTGATGATCTACACCATCAACAAGAACGTGACGATGTCCGCCATCGCGGCGGGCGCCGTGGCGGTGCTGTTGGTGATCGTGCGGCTGGTGCGCAAGGACACGGTCAAGCACGCGTTCAGCGGTGTCTTCGGGGTCGGCGTGGGCGTGGCCTTCGCCCTCTTCACCGGCACGGCCAAGGGCTTCTACCTGCCCGGGATGATCTACGGAGCCGGCCTCGGCGTCGCCTTCACCGTCTCGGCGCTGCTCGGCTTCCCGCTGCTCGGCGTGATCCTCGGGCCGGTCTTCAGGGAGAACCTGTCCTGGCGCACCCGCAACCCCGGGCGCAAGAAGGCGTACACCAAGGCCAGCCTGGCGTGGGGGCTCATCTTCCTGGCGAAGTACGCGATCCTCTTCCCGCTGTACTGGTGGGGCGACGCGACGCAGCTCGGCTGGCTGCTGATCGCGCTGAAGCTGCCGCCGATGGTGCTCGCCGTGTACTTCACGTGGCTGTTCCTCGCGAAGGCGCCGCCGCCGATCGACGTGATCGCGGAGTACGAGGCCGAGGAGGCCGCCGAGAAGGCGGCGAAGGCCGCCCGGGACGCGTAGGCGTACGGGGCGACGTAGGGCGTACGGAGCGACGTGGCGTACGAAAGGGGCGGGGTGGCCGATCGGCCACCCCGCCCCTTTCGGTCGTTGCTCAGTGACGGGCCTGGAGGAGCTCCTCCAGCTGCTCCTCACGGGCCTGCGCGGCCACGAACAGCAGCTCGTCGCCCGGCTCCAGGGTTTCCTCGCCGTGCGGGGTGAGGACCCGGTTGCCGCGGATGATCGTGACGAGCGAGGTGTCCTCGGGCCAGGTGATCTCGCTGATCTGGGTGCCCGCGACCGAGGAGTCGGCCGGCAGGGTCAGCTCGACGAGGTTCGCGTCGCCGTGGCTGAAGCGCAGCAGACGCACCAGGTCGCCGACGCTGACGGCTTCCTCGACGAGGGCCGACATCAGGCGCGGCGTGGAGACCGCGACGTCGACGCCCCAGGACTCGTTGAAGAGCCACTCGTTCTTCGGGTTGTTGACCCGCGCCACGACCCGGGGAACCCCGTACTCGGTCTTGGCGAGGAGGGAGACGACGAGGTTGACCTTGTCGTCACCGGTGGCGGCGATGACGACGTTGCAGCGCTGGAGCGCCGCCTCGTCGAGCGAGGTGATCTCGCAGGCGTCGGCCAGCAGCCATTCGGCCTGCGGCACCCGCTCCACGGAGATGGCGGTCGGCGCCTTGTCCACGAGGAGCACCTCGTGGCCGTTCTCCAGCAGCTCACCCGCGATGGAGCGGCCCACGGCCCCGGCTCCGGCGATCGCGACCCTCATGCGTGTGCCTCCTCGGGGCCCTCGGCGAAGGCCGCCTCGACCTTCTCGATCTCGTCCGTGCGCATCATCACGTGGACGAGGTCGCCTTCCTGGAGGACGGTCGCCGAAGTCGGCAGCATGGCCTCGCCCAGGCGGGTGAGAAACGCCACCCGCACGCCCGTCTCCTCCTGGAGCTTGCTGACCTTGTGTCCGATCCACGCAGGGGAGGCGTGCACCTCGGCGAGTTGGACGCCACCGCTGGGGTCGCGCCACAGGGGTTCGGCGCCCGAGGGCAGGAGGCGGCGCAGCATCTGGTCGGCGGTCCACCGTACGGTCGCGACGGTGGGGATGCCGAGGCGCTGGTAGACCTCGGCGCGCTTGGGGTCGTAGATGCGGGCGGCGACGTTCTCGACGCCGAACATCTCGCGGGCCACGCGGGCGGCGATGATGTTGGAATTGTCACCACTGCTGACCGCGGCGAAGGCGCCCGCCTCCTCGATGCCGGCCTCGCGCAGGGTGTCCTGGTCGAAGCCGACACCGGTGACGCGGCGGCCTCCGAACGACGCTCCCAGCCGGCGGAATGCGGTGGGGTCCTGGTCGACCACGGCGACCGTATGCCCCTGCTGCTCCAGGGTCTGCGCGAGGGCGGAGCCCACTCTTCCGCAGCCCATAATGACGATGTGCACGGCCGTCCTTCCGGCTGTCAGCGGCTCGCTGGTTTCCAGCCTCATTGCATGCTCTGGCTAATCAGGGTCTCAGACCTTGGCCCAAGCTACACACGGGCGGTCACCAGTGTGCCCCTTTGGGGGCCGGCTGGGGCGTCATTGACGGTTCATCGCGCGGGATAGGGGGCGCGGGGTTCGTCAGCGGGATTTCGAACGCTTACGATCCTCTGCGTGTCCAAACTGACCGACGTGCCCAAACGGATCCTGATCGGCCGGGCGCTGCGCAGCGACCGCCTCGGGGAAACACTCCTCCCCAAGCGGATCGCCCTTCCTGTGTTCGCATCCGACCCCCTCTCCTCGGTGGCATATGCCCCCGGTGAGGTGCTGCTGGTCCTGTCGATCGCGGGTGTGTCGGCGTACCACTTCAGCCCCTGGATCGCGCTCGCGGTCGTCGTGCTGATGTTCACGGTGGTCGCCTCATACCGGCAGAACGTCCACGCGTACCCCAGCGGCGGTGGCGACTACGAGGTGGCCAACACCAACCTCGGACCCAAGGCCGGACTCACCGTCGCGAGCGCGCTGCTCGTCGACTACGTCCTGACCGTCGCCGTGTCGATCTCCTCCGGGGTCGAGAATCTCGGCTCCGCCGTGGATTTCGTCATCGAGCACAAGGTGCTCTCGGCGATCGTCATGATTCTGC
Coding sequences:
- a CDS encoding DUF3159 domain-containing protein, with protein sequence MTSLDRPTTPEQPPGGPGAAGADADQKAVTQAALFDAFGGIRGTVETMLPGLLFVMIYTINKNVTMSAIAAGAVAVLLVIVRLVRKDTVKHAFSGVFGVGVGVAFALFTGTAKGFYLPGMIYGAGLGVAFTVSALLGFPLLGVILGPVFRENLSWRTRNPGRKKAYTKASLAWGLIFLAKYAILFPLYWWGDATQLGWLLIALKLPPMVLAVYFTWLFLAKAPPPIDVIAEYEAEEAAEKAAKAARDA
- a CDS encoding TrkA family potassium uptake protein gives rise to the protein MRVAIAGAGAVGRSIAGELLENGHEVLLVDKAPTAISVERVPQAEWLLADACEITSLDEAALQRCNVVIAATGDDKVNLVVSLLAKTEYGVPRVVARVNNPKNEWLFNESWGVDVAVSTPRLMSALVEEAVSVGDLVRLLRFSHGDANLVELTLPADSSVAGTQISEITWPEDTSLVTIIRGNRVLTPHGEETLEPGDELLFVAAQAREEQLEELLQARH
- a CDS encoding sensor histidine kinase KdpD, translated to MGRGRLRIYLGAAPGVGKTYAMLSEGHRRVERGGDCVVGFVEHHGRPRTEVMLHGLEQVARTEVTHRGAVFTEMDVDAVLARRPAVALVDELAHTNVPGSRNAKRWQDVEELLRAGIDVISTVNIQHLESLGDVVESITGVRQRETVSDEVVRRADQIELVDMSPQALRRRMAHGNIYKSDKVDAALSNYFRPGNLTALRELALLWVADRADEYLQQYRGEHGIRSTWQARERIVVGLTGGPEGRTLIRRASRMAAKGSGSEILAVYIARSDGLTSASPKELAVQRTLVEDLGGTFHHVIGDNVPDALLAFARGVNATQIVLGSSRRKAWQYVFGPGVGATVARDSGPDLDVHIVTHEEVAKGRGLPVARSTARLGRPRIVAGWVVGVVFPALLCLLLTHIDADPGLANDMLLFLALTVGAALLGGLWPALASAAFGSLLLNYFFAPPLHRLTIADPKNIMAITVFFGVAVSVASVVDLAARRTQQAARLRAESEILSFLAGSVLRGETALGALLERVRETFAMESVALLERAGDTEPWTRAGSVGPRPAARPEDADVDMPIGDHMALALSGRVLPAEDRRVLGAFAAQAAVVLDRQRLVGEAEEARRLAEGNRIRTALLAAVSHDLRTPLASIKASVTSLRSDDVEWSEEDRAELLEGIEAGADRLDHLVGNLLDMSRLQTGTVTPLIREIDLDEVVPMALGGVPEDSVLLDVPETLPMVAVDPGLLERGVANVVENAVKYSPPGEPVLVAASALGDRVEVRVVDRGPGVPDEAKDRIFAPFQRYGDAPRGAGVGLGLAVARGFAEAMGGTLAAEDTPGGGLTMVLTLRAAVPVRGPVGPVEVVGHEGPPDVARAEPVERAGPVAPAAAEEPAGPARQKAGPQ
- a CDS encoding TrkA family potassium uptake protein gives rise to the protein MHIVIMGCGRVGSALAQTLEQQGHTVAVVDQDPTAFRRLGASFGGRRVTGVGFDQDTLREAGIEEAGAFAAVSSGDNSNIIAARVAREMFGVENVAARIYDPKRAEVYQRLGIPTVATVRWTADQMLRRLLPSGAEPLWRDPSGGVQLAEVHASPAWIGHKVSKLQEETGVRVAFLTRLGEAMLPTSATVLQEGDLVHVMMRTDEIEKVEAAFAEGPEEAHA
- a CDS encoding response regulator, which produces MTRVLVVDDEPQIVRALVINLKARKYEVDAAADGAGALELAAARHPDVVVLDLGLPDMDGVEVIKGLRGWTRVPILVLSARHSSDEKVEALDAGADDYVTKPFGMDELLARLRAAVRRAEPTAAAGDGEVIVETEGFTVDLAAKKAVRAGRDVRLTPTEWHLLEVLVRNGGKLVSQKQLLQEVWGPSYGTETNYLRVYMAQLRRKLEADPSHPRHFITEPGMGYRFER
- a CDS encoding OB-fold nucleic acid binding domain-containing protein, with protein sequence MSAEPRPEKPAKPARPAGRFRRMIERLSTSQEELHSAELQEDAEAAGCTRICDCHDRQIVKVTGTLRTVTLRPRAGVPALEAELFDGSAALDVVWLGRRSIVGIEPGRRMIASGRISMSHGRRVLFNPKYELRPLGQEH